One genomic region from Streptomyces sp. NBC_00457 encodes:
- a CDS encoding NACHT domain-containing protein: MSGPPVTVLGAAEAVLRRRSITDDPPDGRCRRVMETGRGLLLVDGLDEVPAAEREEARRWLSTLLDRYPQTRCLATVRPNAVDKDWLRTDRFVELTLLPMSDEDIRAFVRTWHKAARVECEQFYDTRRGGEEKELLASLEGDLLQQLEQNTALRDLARTPLLGVLRAALRAPRLTGLVLGIDSLDDLAALTPNPRIEYLRITGLRDYTHMGLLRRTFPRLRKLAAGLVGDGSRALDLRDLGEKPDLDLDFWGDVPARIIGAEAFGDRPWASGALSPD; this comes from the coding sequence GTGAGCGGACCGCCGGTAACGGTGCTCGGTGCCGCGGAGGCTGTTCTCCGCCGGCGGTCCATCACCGACGACCCGCCCGACGGCCGGTGCCGCCGCGTCATGGAGACCGGACGGGGTCTGCTCCTGGTGGACGGACTCGACGAAGTGCCCGCGGCGGAGCGGGAAGAGGCCCGGCGCTGGCTCTCCACCCTCCTCGACCGCTACCCGCAGACCCGGTGCCTGGCGACCGTCCGCCCCAACGCGGTCGACAAGGACTGGCTCCGCACGGACCGCTTCGTCGAACTCACCTTGCTGCCCATGAGCGACGAGGACATCCGCGCCTTCGTCCGCACCTGGCACAAGGCCGCCCGCGTCGAATGCGAGCAGTTCTACGACACCCGCCGCGGCGGTGAGGAGAAGGAGCTCCTCGCCTCCCTGGAAGGGGACCTGCTGCAGCAGCTGGAACAGAACACCGCGCTGCGCGACCTCGCCCGCACCCCCCTGCTGGGAGTCCTCCGGGCCGCCCTGCGCGCACCCCGGCTCACCGGTCTCGTCCTGGGCATCGACTCCCTAGACGACCTGGCAGCCCTCACCCCGAACCCTCGCATCGAATACCTCAGGATCACCGGCCTGCGCGACTACACCCACATGGGACTGCTGCGCCGCACCTTCCCCCGCCTCAGAAAGCTGGCTGCGGGCCTGGTGGGCGACGGCTCCCGGGCGCTCGATCTACGTGACCTGGGCGAGAAGCCCGACCTGGATCTGGACTTCTGGGGCGACGTCCCGGCCCGAATCATCGGAGCGGAGGCCTTCGGCGACCGACCCTGGGCGTCAGGGGCGCTCAGCCCCGACTGA
- a CDS encoding DUF4360 domain-containing protein, giving the protein MSRGLLLSGGALAALLTATLPAHAAPTSSFDDPPADKVVIKIATVNGSGCPLGTAAVAVSPDNTAFTVTYSDYLAKVGGNADPTAFRKNCQLNLIVHVPGGFTYGIASADYRGFASLQRGATGMQKASYYFQGSSNTASKTHNFSGLYNDNWQATDQTEYAQIVWSPCGVERNFNINTELRVSAGTSTPGSSSFMTMDSTDGDISTTYHLAWKECPGK; this is encoded by the coding sequence ATGTCTCGTGGACTCCTGCTGAGCGGCGGCGCGCTGGCCGCTCTCCTCACGGCCACGCTCCCCGCGCACGCCGCCCCGACCTCCTCGTTCGACGACCCGCCCGCGGACAAGGTCGTCATCAAGATCGCCACCGTGAACGGCTCGGGCTGCCCGCTGGGCACGGCTGCCGTGGCCGTCTCCCCGGACAACACCGCCTTCACCGTCACCTACAGCGACTACCTCGCCAAGGTCGGCGGCAACGCCGACCCGACGGCGTTCCGCAAGAACTGCCAGCTCAACCTGATCGTCCACGTCCCCGGCGGCTTCACCTACGGCATCGCCAGCGCGGACTACCGGGGCTTCGCCTCGCTCCAGCGCGGCGCGACCGGCATGCAGAAGGCCTCGTACTACTTCCAGGGCTCGTCGAACACGGCGTCCAAGACCCACAACTTCAGCGGCCTGTACAACGACAACTGGCAGGCCACGGACCAGACGGAGTACGCCCAGATCGTCTGGTCGCCCTGCGGGGTCGAGCGCAACTTCAACATCAACACGGAGCTGCGCGTGAGCGCGGGCACGTCGACACCGGGCAGCTCCAGCTTCATGACGATGGACTCGACCGACGGCGACATCAGCACGACCTACCACTTGGCCTGGAAGGAGTGCCCGGGTAAGTGA
- a CDS encoding DUF397 domain-containing protein, translating to MSTSDLAWFKSSYSGGSGDDCVEVALSWHKSSYSSGGDGDCVEVALTPATIHIRDSKDKQGPQLTLSPTAWAGFLAGSVGAERP from the coding sequence ATGAGCACGTCCGACCTGGCCTGGTTCAAGAGCAGTTACAGCGGAGGCTCCGGCGACGACTGCGTCGAGGTCGCCCTCTCCTGGCACAAGTCCAGCTACAGCAGCGGCGGTGACGGGGACTGCGTAGAGGTCGCCCTCACCCCCGCCACCATCCACATCCGCGACTCCAAGGACAAGCAGGGCCCTCAGCTCACCCTCTCCCCCACCGCCTGGGCCGGATTCCTCGCCGGATCAGTCGGGGCTGAGCGCCCCTGA
- a CDS encoding arabinan endo-1,5-alpha-L-arabinosidase, producing MSRTRTALLALPAAALLALVPSSASAYPNPGTVTGSLVTHDPTMIRTSSGQYLLYATGGGIASKTSGNRIAFDAGADAFSSRPGWWSTYSSVPEAWAPDISYHGGKYLLYYSVSKFGSNTSAIGLATSSTGRPGSWSDQGIVYTSSSSTDYNAIDPNLFVNDDGKWWLSFGSWWTGIKMIQLNPSTGKQLAGNTTRYSLASRPTGTKAVEAPYIVKRGSYYYLFASYDTCCAGTSSTYKVKVGRATSVTGPYHDKNGVAMMNNGGTPVLESHGRYIGPGGQSIMNDADGDLIVYHYYDAQDNGTPKLGINLLNWTSGWPVAY from the coding sequence GTGAGCCGCACCAGAACCGCTCTTCTCGCCCTCCCCGCCGCCGCCCTGCTGGCCCTCGTCCCGTCCAGCGCGTCGGCCTACCCCAACCCCGGTACCGTCACCGGCTCCCTCGTCACCCACGACCCGACGATGATCCGCACCTCGTCCGGCCAGTACCTGCTGTACGCCACCGGCGGCGGCATCGCCAGCAAGACGTCCGGCAACCGCATCGCCTTCGACGCGGGCGCCGACGCCTTCTCCTCCCGCCCGGGCTGGTGGTCGACGTACTCCTCCGTGCCGGAGGCCTGGGCGCCGGACATCTCGTACCACGGCGGCAAGTACCTGCTGTACTACTCCGTCTCGAAGTTCGGCTCGAACACCTCGGCCATCGGGCTCGCCACCTCCAGCACCGGCCGGCCGGGCAGCTGGAGCGACCAGGGCATCGTCTACACCTCGAGTTCGTCGACCGACTACAACGCCATCGACCCGAACCTCTTTGTGAACGACGACGGCAAGTGGTGGCTGTCGTTCGGCAGTTGGTGGACCGGCATCAAGATGATCCAGCTCAACCCGTCCACCGGCAAGCAGCTCGCCGGCAACACCACCCGGTACTCGCTCGCCTCCCGCCCGACCGGCACCAAGGCCGTCGAAGCGCCCTACATCGTCAAGCGCGGCAGCTACTACTACCTCTTCGCCTCGTACGACACCTGCTGCGCCGGCACCAGCTCCACGTACAAGGTCAAGGTCGGCCGCGCCACCAGCGTCACCGGGCCGTACCACGACAAGAACGGCGTCGCGATGATGAACAACGGCGGGACACCCGTCCTCGAGTCTCACGGCCGCTACATCGGCCCCGGCGGACAGTCGATCATGAACGACGCCGACGGAGACCTGATCGTCTACCACTACTACGACGCCCAGGACAACGGCACACCCAAACTCGGCATCAACCTACTGAACTGGACCAGCGGATGGCCCGTCGCCTACTGA
- a CDS encoding ATP-binding protein, with amino-acid sequence MHAPLTPQPPVTVRMFTLRLSATPRGARLARHLALNQLHEWGIPYGSAVSDAVAAIVAELAANAVTHGRVPGRDFELRLSLPTGSIRVEVSDTRAEAGVPKPGDVPPPGLLDEHGRGLVLVEALADRWEVLDRDPPGKTVLAEVDLPRGSLTRK; translated from the coding sequence ATGCACGCACCGCTCACCCCCCAACCCCCGGTTACCGTACGTATGTTCACCCTGCGCCTCAGCGCCACCCCACGCGGCGCCCGTCTCGCCCGGCATCTCGCCCTGAACCAGCTCCACGAATGGGGCATCCCGTACGGCAGTGCCGTCTCTGACGCCGTCGCTGCGATCGTCGCCGAGCTGGCAGCCAATGCCGTGACTCACGGCCGGGTCCCCGGACGGGACTTCGAGCTGCGGCTGTCGCTGCCGACGGGGAGCATCCGGGTCGAGGTCAGTGACACCCGTGCCGAAGCCGGCGTCCCGAAGCCGGGCGACGTACCGCCTCCGGGTCTCCTCGACGAACACGGCCGTGGACTCGTCCTCGTGGAGGCGCTGGCCGACCGGTGGGAGGTGCTGGATCGGGACCCTCCCGGCAAGACCGTCCTCGCGGAGGTGGACCTTCCGCGCGGGTCATTGACGCGCAAGTGA
- the mmsB gene encoding multiple monosaccharide ABC transporter permease, whose translation MSTDVTAKTPAPAPAGKGGSSTGGGLLQLMLDGMRRNMRQYGMLFALGLIVALFAVWTDGDLLLPRNVSNLVLQNSYILILAIGMMLVIIAGHIDLSVGSLTAFIGSMAAVFMVKNDLPWPVAVILCLAMGAVAGAAQGFFIAYGGIPSFIVTLAGMLIFRGLTEIFLEGQTLGPFPEGLQKVSNGFMPEVGPETNYHNITLLLGIGLIAFVVFQEFRDRRRQQEFDLDVLPTKLFLLKLVALGAAILTVTLMLASYKGAPIVLLILGVLLVGFGYVMRNAIIGRHIYAIGGNLPAAKLSGVRDKKVTFLVFVNMGMLAALAGLVFAARFNAASPKAGLNFELEAIAASFIGGASMSGGVGTVLGAIIGGLVLGVLNNGMNLVGIGTDWQQVIKGLVLLAAVGFDVWNKRKVGS comes from the coding sequence ATGAGCACGGATGTGACCGCCAAGACGCCGGCCCCCGCGCCGGCCGGAAAGGGCGGTTCGAGCACAGGCGGCGGCCTGTTGCAGCTGATGCTGGACGGCATGCGCCGCAATATGCGGCAGTACGGCATGCTGTTCGCGCTCGGCCTGATCGTGGCGCTGTTCGCCGTGTGGACCGACGGCGACCTGCTGCTGCCGCGCAATGTCTCCAACCTGGTGCTGCAGAACAGCTACATCCTGATCCTCGCGATCGGCATGATGCTCGTCATCATCGCGGGCCATATCGACCTGTCGGTCGGCTCGTTGACGGCGTTCATCGGCTCGATGGCCGCCGTGTTCATGGTGAAGAACGACCTGCCATGGCCGGTCGCGGTGATCCTCTGCCTGGCCATGGGCGCGGTCGCCGGTGCGGCACAAGGGTTCTTCATCGCATACGGCGGCATACCGAGCTTCATCGTCACCCTCGCGGGCATGCTGATCTTCCGCGGTCTCACCGAGATCTTCCTCGAGGGCCAGACGCTGGGCCCGTTCCCGGAGGGGCTGCAGAAGGTCTCCAACGGCTTCATGCCGGAGGTCGGGCCGGAGACCAACTATCACAACATCACGTTGTTGTTGGGCATCGGGCTGATCGCGTTCGTGGTCTTCCAGGAGTTCCGCGACCGCCGCCGGCAGCAGGAGTTCGACCTCGACGTCCTGCCCACCAAGCTGTTCCTGCTGAAGCTGGTCGCGCTGGGCGCCGCCATCCTCACGGTGACTTTGATGCTCGCCAGCTACAAGGGCGCCCCGATCGTGCTGCTCATCCTCGGTGTGCTGCTGGTCGGCTTCGGCTACGTGATGCGCAACGCGATCATCGGCCGCCACATCTACGCGATCGGCGGCAACCTCCCGGCGGCCAAGCTGTCGGGTGTGAGGGACAAGAAGGTCACCTTCCTTGTCTTCGTGAACATGGGCATGCTCGCGGCCCTGGCGGGTCTGGTCTTCGCCGCCCGCTTCAACGCGGCCTCGCCCAAGGCCGGACTGAACTTCGAGCTCGAGGCGATCGCGGCCTCGTTCATCGGCGGCGCGTCGATGAGCGGCGGCGTCGGCACCGTCCTCGGCGCGATCATCGGCGGTCTGGTCCTGGGCGTGCTGAACAACGGTATGAACCTCGTCGGCATCGGCACCGACTGGCAGCAGGTCATCAAGGGCCTGGTCCTGCTGGCGGCGGTCGGCTTCGACGTGTGGAACAAGCGCAAGGTCGGTTCGTAA
- a CDS encoding aldose epimerase family protein, with protein MDMNRRTVIAGAAAAGIAATTLGGTAHATGGKKPVKSLFGKLADGTKVHSWSLENGGTRLKVLSYGGIVQSLEIPDRRGRYTNVSLGFDNIEDYVANSPYFGALIGRYGNRIAMGKFTLDGKSYQLSVNDGENSLHGGTKGFDKVVWNVEPFTKGSDVGLYLYYTSVDGEMGYPGTLKTKVTYTLTRRGDWRIDYEATTDKATVVNLTSHVYWNLAGESSGTIYDHELSIAASRYTPVDSGLIPTGELARVGGTPFDFRSTKTVGEDIRVAHQQLLYGKGIDHNWALDKGITARPQHVATLRDPSSGRTMKIATTEPGLQFYSGNFLDGSFAGTGGSIYRQGDALCLETQHFPDSPNQPSFPSTTLRPGQTYRSTTVHSFGK; from the coding sequence ATGGACATGAACAGACGAACGGTCATCGCCGGAGCAGCGGCGGCGGGCATAGCCGCCACCACGCTCGGCGGCACCGCGCACGCCACGGGAGGCAAGAAGCCGGTGAAGTCGCTCTTCGGCAAGCTCGCCGACGGCACGAAGGTCCACAGCTGGTCGCTGGAGAACGGGGGGACGCGGCTGAAGGTCCTCTCCTACGGCGGCATCGTCCAGTCCCTGGAGATCCCCGACCGGCGCGGGCGCTACACCAACGTGTCGCTGGGCTTCGACAACATCGAGGACTACGTCGCCAACAGCCCGTACTTCGGCGCGCTGATCGGCCGTTACGGCAACCGCATCGCCATGGGCAAGTTCACCCTGGACGGCAAGAGCTACCAGCTCTCCGTCAACGACGGTGAGAACAGCCTGCACGGCGGGACCAAGGGCTTCGACAAGGTCGTCTGGAACGTCGAGCCGTTCACCAAGGGTTCGGACGTCGGCCTGTACCTGTACTACACGAGCGTCGACGGCGAGATGGGCTACCCCGGAACGCTGAAGACCAAGGTGACGTACACCCTCACCCGGCGCGGCGACTGGCGCATCGACTACGAGGCCACCACCGACAAGGCCACCGTCGTCAACCTCACCAGCCACGTCTACTGGAACCTCGCGGGCGAGAGCAGCGGCACCATCTACGACCACGAACTGTCCATCGCCGCCTCCCGCTACACGCCGGTCGACTCGGGGCTGATCCCCACGGGCGAGCTGGCGAGGGTCGGGGGCACCCCCTTCGACTTCCGCTCCACCAAGACCGTCGGCGAGGACATCCGCGTCGCCCACCAGCAGCTGCTGTACGGCAAGGGCATCGACCACAACTGGGCGCTCGACAAGGGCATCACGGCCAGGCCGCAGCACGTCGCCACCCTCCGCGACCCGTCCTCCGGCCGCACGATGAAGATCGCCACGACCGAGCCCGGCCTGCAGTTCTACTCGGGCAATTTCCTCGACGGCAGCTTCGCCGGCACCGGCGGCAGCATCTACCGGCAGGGCGACGCGCTGTGCCTGGAGACACAGCACTTCCCGGACTCGCCGAACCAGCCGTCGTTCCCGTCGACAACGCTGCGACCTGGGCAGACGTACCGTTCGACCACGGTTCACTCCTTCGGTAAGTGA
- a CDS encoding LysR family transcriptional regulator, whose protein sequence is MNLRQYEYALAVAEEGSMTAAAERLGVTQPSLSQQIGALEKHLGVQLFTRTPSGVTVTVAGRAFLAEAEIATTASRRAITAARAADGELAGELIMAVHMGLGSRQLPQVLGQLRNRHPKLQVTLHEEPDPADLERLVRQGTLDMLLVHRIPAGCTFDTHPLGEEAYVAVLPKGHPLLSDGAALSLEDLASEGWIRFRRASLLDDYLARLLADAGLSPHTVARASQISTAVRLVAQGLGVTVVPASAIPEGFEELACPLLPSLTEPVLVGVRRNPGSAETAMLDHLHQQNWCGTSLLGRPTTD, encoded by the coding sequence ATGAACCTGCGCCAATACGAATACGCCCTGGCCGTCGCCGAGGAGGGCTCCATGACAGCGGCAGCAGAACGTCTCGGGGTCACTCAGCCCTCTCTGTCGCAGCAGATCGGCGCCTTGGAGAAGCACCTCGGGGTGCAGCTGTTCACCCGCACCCCGAGCGGGGTGACGGTGACGGTGGCAGGGCGGGCCTTCCTCGCGGAGGCGGAGATCGCGACGACCGCGTCCCGGCGTGCCATCACGGCCGCCCGCGCCGCCGACGGGGAACTGGCAGGCGAACTCATCATGGCTGTCCACATGGGCCTGGGATCACGCCAGTTGCCCCAGGTATTGGGGCAGCTGCGCAATCGCCACCCGAAGCTGCAGGTGACTCTCCACGAGGAACCCGATCCCGCGGACCTGGAACGACTGGTCCGCCAGGGAACCCTCGACATGCTCCTCGTGCACCGCATCCCCGCCGGGTGCACCTTCGACACTCACCCGCTGGGCGAGGAAGCCTACGTCGCCGTCCTGCCGAAGGGGCACCCGCTTCTCTCGGACGGCGCGGCCCTGAGCCTGGAAGACCTGGCTTCAGAGGGGTGGATCCGGTTCCGGCGCGCCAGCCTGCTCGACGACTACCTCGCCCGCCTGCTCGCCGACGCGGGCCTCAGCCCACACACGGTGGCCCGAGCGTCACAGATCTCCACCGCGGTGCGGCTCGTGGCGCAGGGCTTGGGCGTCACCGTGGTCCCGGCCTCGGCCATCCCCGAAGGCTTCGAAGAACTGGCCTGCCCACTACTGCCCTCCCTGACCGAGCCCGTCCTCGTCGGCGTCCGGCGCAATCCGGGTTCGGCGGAAACGGCCATGCTCGACCATCTCCACCAGCAGAACTGGTGCGGTACAAGCCTCCTCGGCCGGCCCACAACTGATTGA
- a CDS encoding WD40 repeat domain-containing protein: MKLPNPFRRRRPSTAARQPPQRPEPSSTTRPGGEHELRGHSSIVYRLATVPTADGLLLASGDTEGGVLLWDAGTGAHVAGPVTVDSVHVADLAAVDLGADGWALACTGSDGVTLWDPLRMGRPDYEPRRLLDTRAAALAVIPGEPHLIVLADAKAVRVMDPASGRQVFDFRQPPHPKGHVGDQVHRLVGVRLDDDTAGFAAARYGGGLEVWAPGGRGWHQGPFSLMALGAGDFTAYGTRLAIPARRGIDVWDLKTGERTARGDLDIPYERLAPVPLGGRTVIAGAFREYGECGVQLWDPRHPTTLSAPFNQHGPAFGDPSFGSARINDVVAIACPDGTTRVASAANDGSVLISAPLDEDDLVAGQRPGPAPARRDDGNYAKVRASDGEIVGLWFADTGSARDRGLIEALLFGQDLGHLLGVEHRVVPNTYDDRGGAFVMFGRHLAPGEAREA, translated from the coding sequence ATGAAGCTACCCAACCCGTTCCGGCGGCGCAGGCCTTCGACGGCAGCTCGGCAACCGCCGCAACGCCCTGAGCCGAGCAGCACGACCCGCCCCGGCGGCGAGCACGAGCTGCGCGGGCACAGCTCGATCGTGTATCGCCTGGCCACCGTGCCGACCGCCGACGGCCTGCTGCTGGCCAGCGGCGACACCGAGGGCGGCGTACTGCTGTGGGACGCCGGCACCGGTGCGCACGTCGCCGGACCGGTCACCGTCGACAGCGTCCATGTGGCGGACCTCGCCGCGGTCGACCTCGGCGCCGACGGCTGGGCGCTGGCGTGCACCGGCTCCGACGGCGTCACGCTGTGGGACCCGCTCCGGATGGGCCGGCCGGACTACGAACCACGGCGGCTCCTCGACACCCGCGCGGCGGCGCTGGCGGTCATCCCGGGCGAGCCGCACCTCATCGTGCTCGCCGACGCCAAGGCGGTCAGGGTGATGGACCCGGCGAGCGGGCGGCAGGTGTTCGACTTCCGTCAGCCGCCGCATCCGAAGGGGCACGTGGGCGATCAGGTCCACCGGCTGGTCGGCGTCCGCCTGGACGACGACACGGCGGGCTTCGCCGCGGCCCGGTACGGCGGCGGGCTGGAGGTCTGGGCGCCGGGCGGGCGCGGCTGGCACCAAGGGCCCTTCTCGCTCATGGCGCTTGGCGCCGGCGACTTCACGGCGTACGGCACCCGTCTTGCGATCCCGGCCCGCCGCGGCATCGACGTATGGGACCTGAAGACCGGCGAGCGCACCGCGCGGGGCGACCTGGACATCCCCTACGAGCGGCTCGCACCGGTGCCGTTGGGCGGGCGGACGGTGATCGCGGGGGCCTTTCGCGAGTACGGCGAGTGTGGGGTCCAACTCTGGGACCCGCGGCACCCGACCACCCTCAGCGCGCCCTTCAACCAACACGGCCCGGCATTCGGCGACCCTTCCTTCGGCAGCGCGAGGATCAACGACGTCGTCGCCATCGCCTGCCCGGACGGCACGACCCGGGTGGCCAGCGCCGCCAACGACGGCAGCGTGCTCATCTCGGCTCCGCTCGACGAGGACGACCTGGTCGCCGGTCAGCGTCCCGGGCCGGCCCCGGCGCGACGCGACGACGGCAACTACGCGAAGGTGCGCGCGAGCGACGGCGAGATCGTCGGCCTGTGGTTCGCCGACACCGGAAGTGCCCGCGACCGGGGGCTGATCGAAGCGCTCCTGTTCGGGCAGGATCTCGGGCATCTGCTCGGCGTGGAGCACCGGGTGGTGCCCAACACCTACGACGACCGTGGCGGCGCGTTCGTCATGTTCGGGCGCCACCTCGCGCCCGGGGAGGCCCGCGAGGCATGA
- a CDS encoding helix-turn-helix domain-containing protein has translation MVDAAVGGGEPEASDSLRTFGAVVQALREHAGLSREEFGERVGLSKHTVASVELGRRMPDPTFAERSEGVLGNTGAVRNAAKHLARQPGLAAWFRRWAQLEATAITLYTYECRLIPGLLQTEAYARTLFTNQLPPLSDEQIEAQWVARAERQRLLRERPNTAFAFILEEHLFRRRTGGAEVTREPIDHVLEISELRNVEIQIMPTEQETHAGLDGPMRLLETPENKWFAYCEGQESGQFIADPKVVSMLQMRYARMRSQALTLKDSMSLLQRMRGDQ, from the coding sequence GTGGTCGATGCGGCGGTGGGTGGCGGTGAGCCGGAGGCGTCCGACAGTCTGCGGACGTTCGGAGCGGTGGTTCAGGCGTTGCGTGAGCACGCGGGGCTGAGCCGGGAGGAGTTCGGGGAGCGGGTGGGGCTGTCCAAACACACCGTGGCTTCGGTGGAGTTGGGGCGGCGGATGCCGGATCCGACGTTCGCGGAACGGTCTGAGGGGGTGCTGGGAAATACGGGGGCCGTGCGGAACGCGGCCAAGCATCTGGCTCGGCAGCCGGGGTTGGCGGCGTGGTTCCGGCGGTGGGCGCAGCTTGAGGCCACGGCGATCACGCTGTACACGTACGAATGCCGGTTGATTCCAGGGCTGTTGCAGACGGAGGCGTATGCGCGGACCCTGTTCACGAACCAGTTGCCTCCGCTCAGCGACGAGCAGATCGAGGCGCAGTGGGTAGCACGGGCGGAACGGCAACGACTGCTGCGGGAGCGGCCGAACACGGCGTTCGCCTTCATCCTGGAGGAGCACCTGTTCCGGCGGCGAACGGGCGGTGCGGAGGTCACGCGGGAGCCGATCGACCACGTGCTGGAGATCTCCGAACTGCGGAACGTGGAGATCCAGATCATGCCGACGGAGCAGGAGACCCACGCGGGACTGGACGGTCCCATGCGACTGCTGGAGACACCGGAGAACAAGTGGTTCGCCTACTGCGAGGGGCAGGAAAGCGGCCAGTTCATCGCCGACCCAAAGGTGGTCAGCATGCTTCAGATGCGGTATGCCAGGATGCGCTCACAGGCTCTCACTCTCAAAGACTCCATGAGCCTGTTGCAGCGGATGCGAGGAGACCAATGA
- a CDS encoding pyridoxal phosphate-dependent aminotransferase codes for MAENVTSLFRSTAAHSPSMAALTREGGDGAGPIDFCIPCNPYFPTPAMFDDMAGRLRDIITYYPSSADTITAELCNLLQLPPQAVAMGNGSTELITWIDHLMVRESLAIPVPTFGRWTDQPMETGKRVDMFPLQESSGFALDLAQYAEFIRARGTRVAVICNPNNPDGGYLHKHALVQFMDAMADRDLIVIDESFLEFADAEQEPSVVQEAMLRPNVIVLRSLGKNFGLHGIRFGYLVANPALAGRVRSMLPKWNLNAFAEHVVFMLKNHGQEYAQSLHQVRRDRLDMASQLSALPGLTVYPSQGNFLFVRLPVGAEGTVVRDRLLTEHRILVRECGNKIGSSSRFLRLVVRPQVDVRRLVSGLEQVLYGTRRGAAVPELSTGTNYSSGTAAVDRLIGQTNGAGVQGLAAQAMASGGGMPQPQPAAAQTYPQPAAAQAYPQPAAAQTYPQPVPPSPPTPAQMPQPIPAPQPIPAPQPIPAPQQPVPAQFPAAAASAAQPTGPTPVGVPARGGLTAAQVRGTNGLTPAPATGWPNAGSWPSAAGQAG; via the coding sequence ATGGCTGAGAACGTCACCTCGCTGTTCCGCAGCACGGCGGCGCACAGCCCGTCGATGGCGGCGCTGACCCGCGAGGGCGGCGACGGAGCCGGTCCGATCGACTTCTGTATCCCGTGCAACCCGTACTTCCCCACGCCCGCGATGTTCGACGACATGGCGGGCCGGTTGCGCGACATCATCACGTACTACCCCAGCAGCGCCGACACCATCACGGCCGAGCTGTGCAACCTCCTCCAACTCCCGCCGCAGGCCGTCGCGATGGGCAACGGCTCGACCGAGCTGATCACCTGGATCGACCACCTGATGGTGCGTGAGTCCCTCGCCATCCCCGTCCCCACCTTCGGCCGCTGGACCGACCAGCCGATGGAGACCGGCAAGCGGGTCGACATGTTCCCGCTCCAGGAGTCCAGCGGTTTCGCCCTCGACCTCGCGCAGTACGCCGAGTTCATCCGGGCCCGCGGCACCCGCGTCGCCGTCATCTGCAACCCGAACAACCCCGACGGCGGCTATCTGCACAAGCACGCGCTGGTGCAGTTCATGGACGCGATGGCCGACCGGGACCTGATCGTCATCGACGAGTCGTTCCTGGAGTTCGCGGACGCCGAGCAGGAGCCGTCGGTCGTCCAGGAGGCGATGCTCCGCCCGAACGTCATCGTCCTGCGCAGCCTCGGCAAGAACTTCGGCCTGCACGGCATACGCTTCGGCTATCTCGTCGCCAATCCGGCGCTCGCGGGCCGGGTCCGCTCGATGCTGCCGAAGTGGAACCTCAACGCCTTCGCCGAGCACGTGGTGTTCATGCTGAAGAACCACGGCCAGGAGTACGCCCAGAGCCTGCACCAGGTGCGCCGCGACCGCCTGGACATGGCCAGCCAGCTCTCCGCCCTGCCCGGCCTCACGGTCTACCCCTCCCAGGGCAACTTCCTCTTCGTGCGCCTTCCCGTGGGCGCGGAAGGCACCGTGGTCCGGGACCGACTGCTCACCGAGCACCGGATCCTGGTCCGCGAGTGCGGCAACAAGATCGGTTCGTCCAGCCGCTTCCTGCGGCTCGTGGTGCGCCCTCAGGTCGACGTACGTCGCCTGGTGTCCGGCCTGGAACAGGTGCTCTACGGGACCAGGAGGGGAGCCGCCGTGCCCGAGCTGAGTACAGGGACCAACTACAGCTCGGGTACGGCGGCAGTGGACCGGCTGATCGGACAGACCAACGGGGCGGGTGTGCAGGGCCTCGCGGCGCAAGCGATGGCGTCCGGCGGCGGTATGCCGCAGCCTCAGCCGGCTGCCGCGCAGACGTACCCGCAGCCTGCCGCCGCGCAGGCCTACCCGCAGCCTGCCGCCGCGCAGACGTATCCGCAGCCGGTGCCTCCGTCGCCGCCGACGCCGGCGCAGATGCCTCAGCCGATTCCGGCACCACAGCCGATTCCGGCGCCGCAGCCCATCCCTGCGCCCCAGCAGCCCGTCCCCGCCCAGTTCCCGGCGGCTGCGGCGTCTGCGGCCCAGCCGACGGGGCCCACGCCGGTGGGGGTTCCGGCGCGGGGTGGGCTCACCGCCGCGCAGGTGCGGGGGACCAATGGGCTGACTCCGGCGCCGGCCACGGGGTGGCCCAATGCGGGGAGTTGGCCCAGTGCGGCGGGGCAGGCGGGGTAG